The nucleotide window aattttctttcaagtATTATTTCTTCAATAATGACGGCTGTTATAGTTTCTTATTCTACATTATTGATTGATTGAAGAACATAaacaagttattaaaattagtttacCCATTTTAgtcctaaaaatatttatttcatgatTCTGGTACTAGGTTAGATTCCGcaaatgcagagaatctcactgagACAGATTCGACTGCCCATTGTGACACCTGGAAAATtcctaacggatcactaagCCCCTTATGTTGCGACGAAGCGCTTGGATtcaataataaagttcttaagacggctaatgttgattccagtcacttcgctgggttcgcagaaaatgtgcctaccgaggtgcttttacataagtctggcgaatgctggacattgaaggaggaagtgcttgaacAGCTTTGGAAACTAGCGTCTGACATGATCCCTCGCCTCACCGCGTTTGTGCCTATTGGGCAGTGATCAGTAAGCACTCCAATGATCGCGGAGAGATTAACCTTACTGAGCGACAGTAGCTGCAAAGACCGTTTTCGATACACTGTGAGCCAATAGGACCTCGCTACTGCGCAGGTGCTGGTAGTTCTCCAGCGCTTGGCGAGCTCACTAAAAGACAGCGTGTCCAGCGCTCTGGAGCAAGTGGCCCACGGACTGCCCACACGTTTTCTCTGCGGCGCCAATATTGCTAGGGTACCTTCTCTTGCAAGCTGATCcactttgcagtttccagcgattccgcggtgaccgggtacccacacaagtcggattttaaagtagttcgaagctactgataacGATGTTAGGCATTCCCTTACTAgcttagagcgtactgtcatcgaatctAAGGacagtattgccgctctgctatcggagtgaatacacacctATCTGATGGATACTGCACTTCGAAGCAGTATATCTACTGCTACTTTGATGGCTGCTACCTCTGCCTGAAAGAGGCTGCAATGGTCTGACAGCcgaaaactggagttaattgagAGCTTCCGACCGAAAACTAACCTCCCCCCATTTAGGTATTAACTactagaaatttttattaaaaacttactGGCATACATAATTATACAATCTAATAGTTAAACAttagtacaaaaaaatttaataacaaaatgtttCTTTGTAAGACATCTAAGGGAATAatattttgtactaaaaataacATGTTAACATAGTACTAATAAActagttaaaattttaaaaaatttgtactAAAAGATAGTTGACAAATATTTTACTACCATGAAAATGAGTACTAAAAATCAGATTctaaaattttagtacaaaaatgttattcaattttttcacaaaaaatataataccgGAAAATTTAGTACttaaaattttagtactaaaaattatgtactaaaaaatatttgtctgcTGAACATTTTCacaatttgatattaaatgttacACTCATAAAAACAGTACCGAAATTATGCATTGCgtataaaatatactttatatactAATTTAGAACATTCACcaatttcgtttcttttttataaaccATTCATTATTTACTACAAAAACCGCACTCACCTTCTGTGATGCCTCAGCCACATTGGCGGCGACTTGCTTGGCATTTGCTGCAACAGCATTCGCTTGTTGAACAGTGTTATCGATGGCTTGTTTCGAGTTCTCAACAGCGGCTTGAGCTTGGCTTACGCCGGCGTTAACAGCTTGACCGGCCTTTTGAGCTTCAGCAGCAGCCAATTCGGCGGCTTCCTTGGCTGTAAAGGAAAAGTGGAGAGTTAAATAAGCTCAAAGCATAgcataagcaataaaaaaaacttcgggaaaatattaaaaactctcaatatattttcttagacatttttctcttcttcctctaatgaaattcttatttttttacaacttttattatgctcttcttaattatttactaaaattcttCGAACGTTCGAACTTAACTCACCAGTACTGGCCGCCAAGTTTTCTGCCTCACTCTTGGTCTGTTGCACCGATTGTCCTACAGCCTTAGCCTGCTCCTCAGCCATTTTGGCGGCATTGTCGGCTTTCTCTTTGGCCAATTTCTCAACATCTTCCTTCTTGCGGCTGAAGAGGTTGGCGGTCTTGTCGCCCAAGCTCTTGAGGGATGCTAAAAAATTAGAAGAGaaataattgcaaattatttatttgtttatagagATTACTAAATAGTTTCTACTCTATTAAatgcatagtaaatatatttctaagtgTACTAAAGCTTTCTAAGAAGTGCAATAATTTGAACGGTTTGGAAAGCGTCTAAACCACTacgtataaataaaatactaagaactatgaaaaattaaataaaacataataattgAGAACTTCAAACATTTGAAACAGAAAGCTTTTACTACTTTCAATACATAATTAATAGTTTGTACTAAAatctaaaatgtttaaaacataaatataggAGTGAGTACTAAACAAATGTAGCTATAATTTGTTCATtcaaataaactattttatttttcattataataaagCTTCAGATATATATCTAGGTACTAAAGATAAAATAGTGCTAGAAAAGTTTAAAGCATGCGATTCAAGAATATCGGTATGTAAGCTTTCCGAAATATGTGTTTCATATGGAGTACTAAACTTTTTTCTGGCAAATTCTAATGATGAAAagctctttttttgtttttttaaacatttaatgcATAAATGAAccattattgaatttaaaaaaaatattgaaggaaCAGTGGTGGAATGTGGATAATAACAAGTAGCAAATATATACTTGAACTAAAACTGTAATTACTAATGCATGCAAAGACCATAAAACTATATAATTGAATATACCATTAAACGCTGGTATGAAGTTTTAGTACTGATGATATTTTAGTACTGTTGTTAAATTTACTAAAACATTGAATACCTTCATCTCAATCTAAGACTAATTAGAAGGGACTTTAAGTTAAAAAGTTAGTactaaaatttagtactaagTTTCAGTAGTCATAATATTTAGTACcaagtaaaattaatttgaggTGTTTCTTAGTAATTAGTATAATTAACAATTactaaagtatataaataaaataaaaattaaattttaataaaactgtgtataaaatatgtgtactaaaattatttattggataataaatataattacaattcaaacaaaaagcttaataacggtatatttctgtctatatataaacatttaagtTTCCTAATCACATCATATTTCACTACAATGAAATTTAGTACTAAACCTACTGCACTTTTAACACTCAATAAAGTCATATATTCAGTACTCAATAAGTACGCAACAAAGTTTTGAATGTATGATGACTCTAACTAACACCAGGTTTGTAAAACAGAATTAGTACATGTgtactaaaaaatttataatatgaaTTTGAGTTTTCCAAGTGTGGATATGAAACACCTAACCCGTGTGACACGTCAAAATCGTtgaaatttacgaaaatataatttcataaaaacagatttttttagttcaaaatattaaaacagtCATTCATCTCCTCGCCTTATTTcctaaattatttcatttatttccagccttaaataatttagtagaACACATAACATCAACActgttcaaatttttttcaccaCTACTGGTCTCTTGAGTCACCTAATATatcaatttgattattttttttgcaaattccaTAACTGGTATCCTTCACTAACGGCATTAAGTCATCACTGCGAAAATTGTTGTGCGCACACTCAGTAGTGACGTTACTAGAAAATTATACACTTGACCTTCTACGTTTTTTATACTCATAAGCTAAGgtaaaaatcgataaattctCAAGTAAAAGCAAGGCGATCAACAGTttgcttgaaaaatatatgtacaaattaaaaaaaataaatcttaaacatttttttaaatttttatttattttatttttttaaataacgttttttttattattttttaatattttattttttttaatatttcatcaaTTTAAAACCTTAGATaaccattttcaatatttttattaattttttaatgatttcataAAATCTTTATTACCCGTACAACCGCTGAATGCCATTTTCACtacttttatgtatttattacaaCACTAAATCACAAAACTCAGTCACTATAtagtataaattataatacagttatgtattgaaaattatacGGAATTCCTGGAACGTCCTCAATGACCGAACCAACTTCGATAGCTGTTAAACGCGAACTAAATCGTTGCTTTCTAACTTGATTTGCCACAACAATGGTGAAAAAAGGCGAAACTTGATTCTAAATGCTTACTTAGTTACTACATGCGAGTATGCTGCGACCACCACAATGCGACGCAAAGGTGGAACGCggttaaattacaatttttttgtttgttacttctatccatttttattttttcgctagTTTTATACGtgttttcaatatacatacatatctacatatacatagatgtgTCAATGAGACAGCCGATGCGCGCTGGAGCATGAGAGATTGACTTAATTAGCTAAGAAATGTGGCGACGACACAGAGGCACGAACGAACACAGCATTAAAGGAGACTACAGGTTTTCGTTGGGTGCACAATTAACTAAATGACAAGCAATGTCAAGTGTAGTTGTAACGGTTATGAGAGGTTTTGGTATGTGGAGtaacatttttgcaaaaaaataattttgaattaaaatgattaaaaattcgtaaaagaatttttaaaatcgaaatgaggaaattgttttaaaacttagtagaatataaaaaatatattttttattgctgttgatacaatctttataaacaacaaaattgaggaatttttaattttcatttccgCTTGAGTGATACAATCGCTAATGAggaaataattacaacaaaattataaatacgttACTTtccataatttgaaataataacaaaaataattagaagattaaagaaaaatattggtaaaaaaaaaataataataataataaatataaataaagggcgcttctaaaattagaaaaaaaaaaacctcaaccaaaaattttatttataaaaatattgttttttcagtaactaaaaatgttttcattaaaaaaaaataataattttaagagctctTAAGTACCAAGCCAGCaccttttaatttaaaaaattcgaatcAGGATATCAAtcaacatggcgtatgagtaacatttttttttttttttataaaagagcTTAACTCTCTGGACATCTTATTTCCATAAGTCAAATCGCATATAAATATAAGCGCATACTTCAATTGCATTGTACAACGCTCGGATCGGTCATAAGtaaccaaaatttattttccggTTTTCGGAATTAGTctctaaaatcgaaatatttgatttcgaaGTTCGCAAAAatgcttttttaaaataattattattaattactgaagttagttactaaaaaaaaatcaaaatatggaTACAATCTATGtatattttcctcttaattcaaTAGTGTATACAATTTTCCGGTTAAGCTTATccagaaacaagtaaggaagggctaagtttgggtgtaaccgaatattttatactctcgcaatttatttatttaactttatttatgttatataatacacaatttgacccacatattcgtcatgtatattgtataaagtccattgaaagttggaaaccataatattaggttagaagcaccgaggtcctcatgttcgatatatggggccttaaaaacctatggtccgatttcggcgatttttagaatggggctgccacactattaacatagtctttgtgcaaagttctgcaccgatatcttcactagtgcttacttaatatattgtaaagtaaacgattcagatcgtcttcaaagttctggtatataggaagtaggcgtggttgtgaagcgatttggcctattttcacaacatatcattgggatgtaaggaaactattacaaaccaagtttcattgcaatcggtcgagtagttcctgagatatggtttttgacccataagtgggcgacgccacgcccattttccattttgtaaaaaaatataagtgcagctttcatctgccatttcttatgtgaaatttagcgtttctgacgtttttcgttagtgagttttcgtgtatgggaggtgggcgtggttaatatccgatttctttcatttttggactgtattaggaagtggccaaaaaaacgactgcagaaagtttgatttttatatctctattggtttccgagatatgtacaaaaaacttagtagggggcggggccacgcccacttccccaaaaaaatttatatattatttatatatgccccttcataatgcgatccttcatactaaattttatttccatagctttatttattgcttagttatggcactttatgtgttttcggttttcgccattttgtgggcgtgacagtggtccgattttgctcaagttacagcttgcacagacggacggacggacagacagacattcggatttgaactccactcttcacgctgatcactttggtatatataaccctatatctaactcgtttaatggtgttacaaacaaccgttatgtgaacaaaactgtaatactctctttagcaacttttgttgcgagagtatatgtTTCAGCTTTCATTTCCTAGttcttattcatttaaaaacttGAATTACCACGAAATTgtacttttcaataaaataagctTCTGAAGCTCCTGGATAAAATATACAGTTAGTGAAAGCTTTGTTGAAACTCAAAGCTCAAGAAAAAGTTTGTAAAAGCTCCATGATTTCTGTCTTCTGAGATgagtatttcttcaaaatttatttttgaaaagcctcCACTTAGGGTCACAACTTCGGCGATCGCCTTACTCACATCGTACTTCATCgtactttttcatttaaaaacttGAATTACCACGAAATTATATCCTTCAATAAAATAAGCttcaaaacgtcagaaacaaatATACAATTAGTGAGAGCTTTGTTGAAattcaaaactcaaaaaaagtttggaaaaaagctccgatttttttttcatctaaaATGCGTAttccttcaaaatttatttttaagcctCGACTTATTTGATATTATCATTTTTCAGATACTTTAGGGTAACAACTTCGGAGATCGTTCCcttacaacaaaataataatttttaaaacgaccattgcaataaaattatttataggtctcatattttgaaaatgttttaggTTAAACTTTCCTATTTATGCGAATTTCAAACCTACAATGGCATCCAAACAAAGTTATCCAGTTAAACTTAATAGAAGAAATAGTTCATCACTGTAGTATAAACTGCAAAATGGTTTCCCCTTAAAGCTCCCACATCAACTAAAGCTAAAACAACTTGAGCGCCATTCATTAAGAGCCCATAAATCACACAACTCACAGCAATGCATCAAACAAGCTGACGAAAATTTGTCACAAATAACTAACGCTCAAAAGAAAattagcaaaagaaaaaaaaggatAAGAAATTTCAAGAAttgtacatactcgtacaaaatacatatgtatattgtgccCCACAAATTTACTTAAGCGGAAGCGCAACTCATCAACGCCCATCAACTTGAACGCCCACTTATGTGCATTAACTACTTTGATTGCAGTAAATTAAATTGCCGCACAGAGCTTTCTTAGCATGAGTCTTGTGGATATGGCGAAAAGAAAggcgaaaaaaaagaaaatgaaataacaaacgaacagtaaattaaaataaagcctaaaaatattccaaaaaagcaaaaacaaatagaataatTGCAATTGCGTCGCATTTTTGTGAAGTTAAGGCTAAAAATAACACGCTGTGGGATGGCTTTGTGGGGGGCGGAGCGGCAATGCGACCTAGTATTAGCATTGCGGTCGTGCGCGCGAGTATAGACGAATGCATTCAGCAGCGGTTGAACGAGATTTTTATAGCGCGCAACAAGCTGTGTGCGATGTGTGTAGAAAAATGCGCAGCGGCTGTGGCAAAAATGCTGCTGCGCCCAAGTGGCAACACTGCACACAAACGGCTGAATGAACTCATGCGTGCGGGCGCTATTGTTATagactaatatatgtatatatgtatatagattcaTTCTCCTATAGGCAAATATCTAGCTGAAGTCAGCATTTAATTGCAGcgcaatagaaatataaattaaaatacttttctcttgctatatttattacacccgcacatatgtatgtacatatgtatgtatgtataaattgcCTCCGACAGCTTGTCAACAAAGCAATTTCTATgaattaacataaaattttcgcttttaaatattttaacaagtaaggtagAGTTAAGTTCGGATGCAGCCATAATATTTGGCAATTTGCAGAGGTCAAAGGCcgaatatatattcaaaagacggaattatatttactatatattggttatatgggggctagaaaaatatatgaatcgATTTCATAACTAGCATAAAGActagaaatgaaaaatttggtaTATGGGGGCTAAACTGAAGGGTCTAACGAATTTTCCACACCAAACCTGTATTCTCGAACACAAGTGCATCCATATACCAGACATACTGACCGATATATACGATCAACCGGATGTTCGAAAACCGCTATACTGTTGttcgaaatttattatattcgaAATATGAGGTAATGGAAGTACTCAACCGATTTTATCCACTCTCAGACCACAAAATCACTTCAAAAATTTGTTCACTTCATTTAATTCAGATATCTATAAACTGAGTgattgtttttcagtattaaGGTAGACAAATGTAGGGCCGGAGCTTCTAATATTCTGTATCTGGGGACTTGAGAAAGTATCTACTACTCTACATTACTATACTTTTGAtagttcgaaattaaaaacagttttcTTTGGCTCAGCTGGATGTGGAGACCCTACTATGTATGACCTTTTCTTTTTGGATTCTTCGGATATCTTcaagtttatattttaattttacctaTATTTGGGATAATCTCTCACATAATTAgtcaataattttgtaattatgttctggtttcaacaatttttgtatGAGAGCTAAGACACCGTGAGAGctcttttttttgcaattttattccgTTATTTTCAATGACACTTGCTGCATCTATTGTCGTATGTCTGTCTAATGCGATTTAATATTGCGTTATatgaaaagtaggcgtggttgtaaagcgattgcGTTCGTTTCCTAGATATAAcattaaaatgtcaaaaaaatattgtatacaaaatttggtGCAAACTGATCGAGCATTTGCAGAGTTCGCAAAGGCTACAGAACATTTACAAccagtgcaacatgttgcgagagtatcaaaATCACATGCAACACTTCACTCACACAACAGCTACAACCACTACTGCTAATTTTAACATTACCTTTATGCTAATTTCAAAGATGACGTTTTACCGCTGCCATTATGGCTGTCATACGGTTGTCACTAAGCAGTGAACTAGCCGCTGGCGCATAATCTTAAGCAGTCCCATGCTTATActcgcaaatatttatatacttatattggagtatatgcaaatatatacttATTCGTGTACTTTCGCGAATTTCTCGTCGCTTTTTGCGTCTAATAAATCCGCACATGCTCCGTTAACGCTTGCTGTTTATAGGAAATTCTTGCGGTATGATGTCATTTTAGCTGCGACTCGCGGCCACTCAATCCACCAGCTGTtcgcaatttttgtttataaatacaaaGCCACGAGCGCACACTGCTCACGGATGGCGTTGGAACACGTACGAGCACTTGCCGGCTGTGTGCAGCCGTTCGTTTGTTGTGTGGATTTTgtgtcatataaatatgtatgtatgtaaatatacttttgtacatatcttcgTATATACAGTTGTgagatttaattttgtttttgcgccGCACTTTGTGCCAAATTTAACattcatatatacttatatttcgcATGAGCTTAAGCCTTTAATTGTGTCAGTGGGGAATATAAATATGGGCACTTTTCAGTGAAATGACAGCggaactgtacatatgtatatctattgaGTGTATATCTTTtcggaaatgtcaaatgaatgACGGAAATTGCAGcgtgtttaaatattttggaaaaactgCCATAAATTAGAAGAAGATCTGTGCGCTTTTgcgtattttttcaatttgtgaattcagcaaataattaattataatacataattacatacagacaaatgtgtgtatatatgtaaatatatgtttctatttaggGATCGCCATAGATAGCTTAGAGAGTTTGCGTGCGTGACTACGAGCAGCAAGCAATGGCAAACCATCTAAATTTTATGGATACAGTGCTGACCAAAAGTACTGTTTTATTGGAAACAGTAGAATTTGTTTCAAAAAGCATATTGTAAgcgagtggcgaatcgaacattAAGTTTGTAGAAGAGTAAAAATAATATGCGATCAAATATAGATGGTTATTCATATAGAGTACAAAAACTTCACAGAAAATCTctcataagaaaaataaaaccaataattttccaaaattcttCGAAGAAACCAATAGAGGAAACATTTATTTTGCCTTGAAGTGGGTATCTCTTAATGTAATTGAGAGAAGTTAGGAGCATCTAATACAGAATTTCTCAGCAAATGGGAAACAAGTGATTATGGGTTGAGAATCtccagaaaagcaaaatttattggGCGTAACGATTgtatccgtttcgatcgaaaaattttacgtcgaaatcatgaaaccgtatcgaaattaaaatttacgatcacattgaactcacttaccgactcgaaaaaatacattccgcggctaatagatgtcgctaattacgaaatcattgaatccgaaaaattgaaaattttgatcgaaatctatccgttgagttgtggaaatttaaaagaaataaagcatttggaagtttttatgttaGCAATTACTAATGACGgtctaaattatgttttaaatgggtatttgtaagacaagagacaaaaacagactaacaaaaataaattgaaagttgTCCCCCAAAATAGCGaatgaattttctcaaagagccccatgcgattaaatattttttgaaagaaatttcacaatagtta belongs to Zeugodacus cucurbitae isolate PBARC_wt_2022May chromosome 6, idZeuCucr1.2, whole genome shotgun sequence and includes:
- the LOC105215122 gene encoding uncharacterized protein LOC105215122 isoform X2; protein product: MAFSGCTASLKSLGDKTANLFSRKKEDVEKLAKEKADNAAKMAEEQAKAVGQSVQQTKSEAENLAASTAKEAAELAAAEAQKAGQAVNAGVSQAQAAVENSKQAIDNTVQQANAVAANAKQVAANVAEASQKAAANAVDQTKKAANDAINKSVKAAEQTVDTKMKEAEQAIDGAVKQTSQVVDQKMNEANQYVSHKREDLEKTIHDGAVNAQESAGNQAANLLGKLNLGK
- the LOC105215122 gene encoding uncharacterized protein LOC105215122 isoform X1; its protein translation is MFSSFTDNSKSSLKSLGDKTANLFSRKKEDVEKLAKEKADNAAKMAEEQAKAVGQSVQQTKSEAENLAASTAKEAAELAAAEAQKAGQAVNAGVSQAQAAVENSKQAIDNTVQQANAVAANAKQVAANVAEASQKAAANAVDQTKKAANDAINKSVKAAEQTVDTKMKEAEQAIDGAVKQTSQVVDQKMNEANQYVSHKREDLEKTIHDGAVNAQESAGNQAANLLGKLNLGK
- the LOC105215122 gene encoding uncharacterized protein LOC105215122 isoform X3 is translated as MFSSFTASLKSLGDKTANLFSRKKEDVEKLAKEKADNAAKMAEEQAKAVGQSVQQTKSEAENLAASTAKEAAELAAAEAQKAGQAVNAGVSQAQAAVENSKQAIDNTVQQANAVAANAKQVAANVAEASQKAAANAVDQTKKAANDAINKSVKAAEQTVDTKMKEAEQAIDGAVKQTSQVVDQKMNEANQYVSHKREDLEKTIHDGAVNAQESAGNQAANLLGKLNLGK